In the Bacteroidota bacterium genome, CGGGTCGCCCTTCAACGCGGACAGCAGCGCGTTCGACCAGGCGGCTTTCCGTCCCGGCCTCTCCAGATCCGCGATGAATTGATCGCAGAGCTCCGGGGGCCGGCTCACGATCGAGTAATACGACCGCCGGCTGAAAAAGTCCACCATTCCCCTCGACCGGAAGACGACCCCGTTCAGAAAGGCGGAAACAAGCCTCCTGAACGGCTGACTGGCCGCGAACGGGCGGCGGCGGAAACCGCTGCTGCAGAGAAGGATAAGCCGCTCGACCCGCCCCGGATTCAGATCTGCAACCCGGACCGCGACCTCTCCGCCCCAGGAGATGCCGCACAGCACGACTTTGGGGGCCTCCACCCTCTCCAGCAACTCGAGCAGAAACCCCGCATACTCCCCCGTGGAATAGCTTCCCGCCTGGCACTCCGTTTCACCGAACCCGGGAAGATCCACCGCCATGAGATGAAACCGTTGCGAGAGGGGTTCGAGCACTCGCTGCCACGTGCGCGGCCCTCCCAGGCCGTGAATGAGAAGAAGCGGGACGCCGGATCCACCCTCCGAGATGCGCGCCTTGACGCCCCCCACCTGAAGGTAGCGATGAATTACTTGTCCAGCCATTCATCAATCAACTGTTTCTCCTCCGTACTTCCAAGCGCCGATCGCCCGTAGCAACCCGCTTTCTGCCGCTGGCGGAATGCCTCGAAAAGAGAGATCGCGCAGGCGACGGAAACATTCAAACTCCGGATCATTCCCACCATCGGAATCTGAAAATTTCCGTCCGCGAGCTCCGCCGCGCGTTCCGACACCCCGCGGTGCTCGTTGCCGAAGACCAGGGCCACCTTTCCGGTGAGATCGAGCTCGAAGATCGATGGGGACGCCGCGCCGAGATGAGTCGCATACACCCGGAACCCCTCCTTGTGCAGCCGTTCGTAGCAAGCCTCTATCGATTTAAACGTGCG is a window encoding:
- a CDS encoding alpha/beta fold hydrolase gives rise to the protein MAGQVIHRYLQVGGVKARISEGGSGVPLLLIHGLGGPRTWQRVLEPLSQRFHLMAVDLPGFGETECQAGSYSTGEYAGFLLELLERVEAPKVVLCGISWGGEVAVRVADLNPGRVERLILLCSSGFRRRPFAASQPFRRLVSAFLNGVVFRSRGMVDFFSRRSYYSIVSRPPELCDQFIADLERPGRKAAWSNALLSALKGDPEFKSRVSRLSMPLLVVWGKNDAIVPVRHALEFQRQRPDLTLELFSECGHSIPLEKPRELVRVLEMFITREGSPKGAPGR
- a CDS encoding RNA methyltransferase encodes the protein MKKVVTDRRRQKILSVVEKRQPGLTVVLEGIHDPHNVSAILRTADAAGVLEVQLVYAIEEFPKLGKKSSASAVKWVKRRTFKSIEACYERLHKEGFRVYATHLGAASPSIFELDLTGKVALVFGNEHRGVSERAAELADGNFQIPMVGMIRSLNVSVACAISLFEAFRQRQKAGCYGRSALGSTEEKQLIDEWLDK